One region of Armigeres subalbatus isolate Guangzhou_Male chromosome 3, GZ_Asu_2, whole genome shotgun sequence genomic DNA includes:
- the LOC134226724 gene encoding cytochrome P450 4C1-like: MWSVILVIGAILSLAIVWSIVQKNSFSKSIDVLQPWYPLVGNLLMIVGKDELQKFQIISQAFNNGAKLFRCYMGPIPIFCTGHPDIAKQILTDVNCIEKPYLYDFLMMKKGVFAAKTHIWKGQRKALLPAFSTRIIASFLSIFTNRSKNLIRRLESLAVTGETFNILDYATTCALEMVCETTMGFDSSAFNKADELGARIERSFSIAARRIMKVHHHFDFIYRWSEDCREEQTVREYLTDHVMQVYKDAYDRYSKGLMSNTADVDENQCFQKPQIFVNQLFTNTIRKFEREEIIDNIQTMIAAGTDTSANVIAFALLQLAMDSHYQQKVYEEIMQVFPEKEPNITMERLGQLQLTEMVLNEILRLYPVGPIVMRKNMAKITVCDQQLPKGSMFVVNIFAIQRRKDLWGPDADCFNPERFSPEESAGRHPFAFLAFSGGSRNCLGIRYAMISMKVMMVYLMKSFRFKTSIREEDIRFQFDVMLRIAGGHMIQIEKRF, translated from the exons atgtgGAGCGTAATTTTGGTTATCGGAGCGATTTTGAGCCTCGCGATTGTCTGGTCAATAGTGCAGAAGAATAGCTTCTCGAAAAGCATCGATGTGTTACAACCGTGGTATCCGTTAGTTGGTAATCTGCTCATGATCGTAGGAAAGGACGAGCTGcaaaaatttcaaatcatttcacAAGCTTTCAATAATGGAGCCAAGCTGTTCCGGTGCTACATGGGGCCCATTCCGATATTTTGCACTGGACATCCCGACATAGCCAAACAAATATTGACCGACGTCAACTGTATTGAAAAACCGTACCTATACGATTTCTTAATGATGAAAAAAGGAGTGTTCGCGGCAAAAA CACATATTTGGAAGGGCCAGCGGAAGGCGCTTCTACCTGCATTCAGTACGCGCATTATAGCCagttttttgtcaatttttaccAACCGATCCAAAAATTTGATAAGAAGACTAGAATCGTTGGCAGTTACTGGGGAAACGTTCAACATCTTAGATTATGCTACCACTTGCGCATTGGAAATGGTTTGTGAAACGACAATGGGTTTCGATTCGAGCGCTTTCAACAAAGCTGATGAATTGGGTGCCAGAATTGAACG TTCATTTTCTATAGCAGCAAGAAGAATAATGAAGGTTCATCATCATTTCGACTTTATTTATCGTTGGTCTGAGGACTGTCGTGAAGAGCAAACTGTGCGTGAATATCTGACAGATCACGTGATGCAG GTCTACAAGGATGCATACGATCGATACTCGAAAGGTTTAATGAGTAATACTGCCGATGTTGATGAGAATCAATGCTTTCAAAAGCCGCAGATTTTCGTCAACCAATTATTCACCAACaccattcggaaattcgaacgaGAGGAAATAATCGACAATATTCAGACTATGATAGCTGCTGGAACGGACACTTCCGCCAACGTAATAGCATTTGCCTTGCTACAATTGGCAATGGACTCACACTACCAGCAAAAGGTGTACGAAGAAATCATGCAAGTCTTTCCCGAAAAGGAACCTAACATCACCATGGAAAGGCTAGGTCAACTTCAGCTCACGGAAATGGTTCTGAATGAGATCCTCCGTCTGTATCCGGTAGGGCCAATTGTGATGCGCAAAAATATGGCCAAAATTACTGTTTGCGACCAGCAGCTGCCCAAGGGAAGCATGTTCGTTGTCAATATCTTCGCCATTCAACGACGGAAAGACCTGTGGGGACCCGATGCGGACTGCTTCAATCCTGAGCGGTTttcaccggaagaatctgctggAAGACATCCTTTTGCATTTTTGGCTTTCAGCGGAGGATCTAGGAATTGTCTAG GAATTCGTTATGCGATGATAAGCATGAAAGTAATGATGGTTTATCTGATGAAAAGCTTTCGGTTCAAAACCAGTAtacgagaggaagacattcgtttCCAATTCGACGTGATGTTACGCATAGCAGGAGGACATATGATACAGATAGAGAAACGattttaa
- the LOC134222964 gene encoding uncharacterized protein LOC134222964 encodes MWYAILVIGAILSLAIIWSIVQKNSFSKSIDVLQPWYPIVGNLLMIIGKDDLQKFQLLSQAFNSGAKLFRYYIGPKPLFCTGDPDTAKQILTDINCMDKPYFYDFLMIDKGVIAAKSHIWKGQRKALFPAFNTKVLASFLPIFTNGSKNMIRKLESMAVTGETFNIIDYATTCALETVCETTMGFDSTVFTKTDELGSKIQRVLSIAARRMLKFHHHLDCIYRWSEDYREERTVREYLTAHAMQVYEDAHDRYSKGLMNNTTDVDENQCFRKPQIFVNQLFTSTIRKFEREEIIDNIQTMVAAGTDSSANIIAFTLLQLAMDAHYQQKVYEEIMQVFPEKEPNITMERLSELKLTEMVLNETLRLYPVVPIVMRENSAEMTLCGQQLPKGCMFAINIFTIQRRKDLWGPDADSFNPERFSPERSAGRHPFAFLAFSGGSRNCLGIRYAMISMKVMMVYLMKSFRFKTNIREEDIRFRFDVLLRIEGGHMMQIEKRYVRHNKVPTCRLAYKMINFALNTQNIGSATANQRSVVKMWCEILFIGAILSLAIIWSIVQKNRFSKNIEVVQPWYPLVGNLLMFIGKDDLQKFEIIHREFNREAKLFRGYMGPIPIFCTGDPDMAQQILTDCIDKPYPYDFMKVKNGVFASKTHIWKGQRKALSPAFNTSIIASFLSIFTNRSMNMIKRLESMAVTGETFNILDYATTCTLEMVCETTLGFDSSVFNRIDELGAKIHSVFSIAARRIMKVHHHFDFIYHWCDDCREMRTVQEYLTAHTMQVYEDAHDRYSKGLMNDVDENQCFRKPQIFVNQLFTSTIRKFEREEIIDNILTMIGAGSDTSANVIAFALLQLAMDAHYQQKVYEEIMQVFPEKEPNITMERLSELKLTEMVLNETLRLYPVAPILMRQNMAEMTVCGQQLPKDCIFIVNIFTIHRRKDLWGPDADCFNPERFSPERSAGRHPFAFLGFSGGPRNCLGIRYAMISMKIMIVFLMKSFRFKTNIREEDIRFKLDAMLRIEGGHMIQIEKRL; translated from the exons ATGTGGTACGCAATTTTGGTTATCGGTGCGATTTTGAGCCTCGCGATTATCTGGTCAATAGTGCAGAAGAATAGCTTCTCGAAAAGCATCGATGTGTTGCAACCGTGGTATCCGATAGTTGGTAATCTGCTCATGATCATAGGAAAGGATGATTTACAAAAATTCCAGCTCCTTTCGCAAGCTTTCAACAGTGGTGCTAAACTGTTCCGGTACTACATAGGGCCCAAACCATTATTTTGCACTGGAGATCCTGACACGGCCAAACAAATATTGACCGACATAAACTGTATGGATAAACCGTACTTCTACGATTTCTTGATGATCGACAAAGGAGTGATCGCTGCAAAAT CACATATTTGGAAAGGCCAAAGAAAAGCGCTTTTTCCGGCATTCAATACGAAAGTTTTGGCTAGTTTCTTGCCAATATTCACCAACGGATCTAAGAATATGATAAGAAAACTGGAATCGATGGCAGTAACGGGGGAAACGTTCAACATCATCGATTATGCTACCACTTGCGCATTGGAAACGGTTTGTGAAACGACAATGGGTTTCGATTCAACCGTTTTTACCAAAACTGATGAATTGGGAAGTAAAATACAACG TGTTCTTTCTATTGCAGCAAGGAGAATGTTAAAGTTTCATCACCATTTAGACTGTATTTATCGTTGGTCAGAGGACTATCGTGAAGAGCGAACTGTGCGTGAATATCTGACAGCTCACGCGATGCAG GTCTACGAGGATGCACACGATCGCTACTCCAAAGGTTTAATGAATAATACTACCGATGTCGATGAGAATCAATGCTTTCGAAAGCCACAAATTTTCGTCAACCAATTATTCACCAGCaccattcggaaattcgaacgaGAGGAAATAATCGACAACATTCAGACCATGGTGGCTGCTGGAACGGACTCTTCGGCCAACATAATAGCGTTCACCTTGCTCCAATTGGCAATGGACGCACACTACCAGCAAAAGGTGTACGAAGAAATCATGCAAGTATTTCCTGAAAAGGAACCGAACATCACCATGGAGAGGCTGAGTGAACTTAAGCTCACGGAAATGGTTCTGAATGAGACCCTTCGTCTGTATCCGGTAGTGCCAATTGTAATGCGCGAGAATTCAGCGGAGATGACTCTTTGCGGCCAACAGCTGCCCAAGGGATGCATGTTCGCAATCAACATCTTCACCATTCAACGACGGAAAGATCTGTGGGGGCCGGATGCGGACAGCTTCAATCCTGAACGGTTTTCACCGGAACGGTCAGCCGGAAGACACCCTTTTGCATTTTTGGCATTCAGTGGAGGATCTAGGAATTGCCTAG GAATTCGTTATGCGATGATAAGCATGAAAGTAATGATGGTTTATCTGATGAAGAGCTTTCGGTTCAAAACCAATATTAGAGAGGAAGACATTCGCTTTCGATTCGACGTGTTGTTGCGCATAGAAGGAGGTCATATGATGCAAATTGAGAAACGATA TGTccggcataataaagtgcccacttgccgtttagCATACAAAATGATAAACTTTG CCTTAAATACTCAGAACATTGGAAGCGCAACAGCGAATCAGAGAAGTGTTGTTAAAATGTGGTGCGAAATTTTGTTTATCGGAGCGATTTTGAGCCTCGCGATTATCTGGTCAATAGTGCAGAAGAATAGATTCTCGAAGAACATCGAAGTGGTACAACCGTGGTATCCTTTAGTTGGTAATCTGCTCATGTTCATAGGAAAAGACGATCTGCAAAAATTTGAGATCATTCATCGAGAATTCAATCGTGAAGCTAAGCTGTTTCGGGGCTACATGGGGCCCATTCCGATATTTTGCACTGGAGATCCCGACATGGCCCAACAAATTTTGACCGATTGTATTGATAAACCGTACCCCTACGATTTCATGAAGGTGAAAAATGGAGTGTTCGCGTCGAAAA CACATATTTGGAAAGGCCAGCGAAAGGCGCTTTCGCCTGCATTTAATACGAGCATTATAGCCAGTTTCTTGTCAATTTTCACCAACCGATCCATGAATATGATAAAGAGACTGGAATCGATGGCAGTTACAGGGGAAACGTTCAACATCTTAGATTATGCTACCACTTGCACATTGGAAATGGTTTGTGAAACGACATTGGGTTTCGATTCGAGCGTTTTTAACAGAATTGATGAATTGGGTGCTAAAATTCATAG cGTGTTCTCTATAGCAGCAAGAAGGATAATGAAGGTTCATCATCATTTTGACTTTATTTATCATTGGTGTGATGACTGTCGTGAAATGCGAACGGTGCAAGAATATCTGACAGCTCACACTATGCAG GTCTACGAGGACGCTCACGATCGATACTCGAAAGGTTTAATGAACGATGTTGATGAGAATCAGTGCTTTCGAAAGCCACAAATTTTTGTCAACCAATTGTTCACCAGCACTATTCGGAAATTCGAACGCGAGGAAATAATCGACAATATTCTGACTATGATTGGTGCTGGATCGGACACTTCCGCCAACGTAATAGCATTTGCCTTGCTGCAATTGGCAATGGACGCACACTACCAGCAAAAGGTGTACGAAGAAATCATGCAAGTATTTCCCGAAAAGGAACCGAACATCACCATGGAGAGGCTGAGTGAACTTAAGCTCACGGAAATGGTTCTGAATGAGACCCTTCGTCTGTATCCGGTAGCGCCCATATTGATGCGCCAAAATATGGCCGAAATGACTGTTTGCGGACAGCAGCTGCCCAAGGACTGCATATTTATTGTCAATATCTTCACCATTCATCGACGGAAAGACCTTTGGGGACCCGATGCAGACTGCTTCAATCCTGAGCGGTTTTCACCGGAGAGGTCAGCTGGAAGACACCCCTTTGCATTTTTGGGATTCAGTGGGGGACCTCGGAATTGTCTGG GAATTCGTTATGCGATGATAAGCATGAAGATAATGATTGTGTTTCTGATGAAGAGCTTTCGGTTCAAAACCAACAtacgagaggaagacattcggTTCAAACTCGACGCGATGCTGCGCATAGAAGGAGGTCATATGATACAAATAGAGAAACGATTATaa